One genomic segment of Clostridium estertheticum subsp. estertheticum includes these proteins:
- the gyrB gene encoding DNA topoisomerase (ATP-hydrolyzing) subunit B produces MEINNVYDESQIQVLEGLEAVRKRPGMYIGSTSIRGLHHLVYEIVDNSIDEALAGFCKNINVIIHQDNSITVIDDGRGMPVGIHHKMKIPTVEVIMTVLHAGGKFGGGAYKVSGGLHGVGSSVVNALSVVCEVEVKKEGHIWKQTFAKGKTTSTLVDIGTTSEHGTKVFFTPDPEIFEEIDFDFETLSQRLRELAFLNKGLRITLTDERDGKNHEFLYEGGIKSFVDYLNRNKGTIHETIYMEGSKDDYVVEIALQYNDTYTENIFSFANNIDTVEGGTHLVGFKTALTRVVNDYAKKFGFLKDNDKNLSGEDVREGLTAVISIKLTDPQFEGQTKTKLGNSEVRGIVDGIVGEAISNVLEEDPQLGKSIIDKGLNAARAREAAKKAREFTRRKSILESTTLPGKLSDCASKDPMECEIYLVEGDSAGGSAKQGRDRKFQAILPLKGKIMNVEKQRIDKMLASLEIRAMITAFGAGIGKDFDVTKIRYDRIIIMTDADVDGAHIRTLLLTFFYRYMKELVEGGHVYVAQPPLFKVAKGKKEHYVYTEKELEETLVEFGGKDSNTDIQRYKGLGEMNPEQLWDTTMNPEERTLLQVHVEDAMAADEIFTILMGDKVEPRREFIQENAKGVLNLDI; encoded by the coding sequence ATGGAAATAAATAATGTTTATGACGAGAGTCAAATACAAGTACTTGAAGGATTGGAAGCTGTAAGAAAAAGACCCGGTATGTATATAGGAAGCACTAGTATACGTGGGCTTCATCACCTTGTTTATGAAATTGTAGATAATAGTATAGATGAGGCATTAGCTGGATTTTGTAAAAATATCAATGTAATAATACACCAAGATAATTCTATAACTGTTATAGATGATGGTCGTGGAATGCCAGTAGGAATACATCATAAAATGAAAATTCCTACTGTAGAAGTTATAATGACGGTGCTTCATGCAGGTGGAAAGTTTGGTGGTGGAGCATATAAAGTATCAGGTGGTCTTCATGGTGTTGGATCATCTGTAGTTAATGCATTGTCAGTTGTTTGTGAAGTAGAAGTTAAAAAAGAAGGACATATATGGAAACAAACGTTTGCTAAAGGGAAAACTACAAGCACACTTGTAGATATAGGAACAACTAGTGAACACGGAACAAAGGTCTTTTTTACTCCAGATCCAGAAATTTTTGAAGAAATTGATTTTGATTTCGAAACGTTATCACAAAGATTAAGAGAATTAGCTTTTTTAAATAAAGGATTAAGGATAACCCTAACTGATGAGAGAGATGGTAAGAATCACGAATTTTTGTATGAGGGTGGAATAAAATCCTTTGTAGATTATTTAAATAGAAATAAAGGAACAATTCATGAGACCATATACATGGAAGGAAGCAAAGATGATTATGTTGTTGAAATAGCACTTCAGTATAACGATACATACACAGAAAACATATTTTCTTTTGCTAATAATATAGATACCGTAGAAGGTGGAACACACCTAGTTGGATTCAAGACGGCGTTAACAAGAGTAGTAAATGATTATGCTAAAAAATTTGGATTTTTAAAAGATAATGATAAGAATTTATCAGGAGAAGATGTTCGTGAAGGTCTTACAGCGGTTATATCTATAAAGCTTACTGATCCTCAATTTGAAGGTCAGACAAAGACTAAACTTGGGAATAGTGAAGTAAGGGGTATAGTTGATGGTATAGTTGGTGAGGCAATTAGTAATGTTTTAGAGGAAGACCCTCAACTTGGTAAAAGTATAATAGATAAAGGATTAAATGCAGCAAGGGCAAGAGAAGCTGCAAAAAAAGCAAGAGAATTTACAAGACGTAAATCAATCTTAGAAAGTACTACGCTTCCAGGAAAATTATCAGACTGTGCCTCAAAAGATCCTATGGAATGTGAAATATATTTGGTCGAGGGTGATTCAGCCGGTGGTTCAGCAAAGCAAGGTCGCGATAGAAAATTCCAAGCAATACTTCCTCTAAAGGGAAAAATAATGAATGTTGAAAAACAAAGAATTGATAAAATGCTTGCTTCACTTGAAATTAGAGCTATGATAACTGCTTTTGGTGCTGGTATAGGTAAAGATTTTGATGTAACGAAAATAAGATATGATCGTATTATTATTATGACAGATGCAGATGTAGATGGAGCACATATTAGGACCTTATTACTAACATTCTTCTACAGATACATGAAAGAATTAGTAGAGGGCGGACACGTATATGTAGCTCAACCTCCATTATTTAAGGTTGCTAAAGGTAAGAAAGAGCATTATGTATATACCGAAAAAGAGCTTGAAGAGACACTTGTGGAATTTGGTGGAAAAGATAGTAATACTGATATACAAAGATACAAAGGTCTTGGGGAAATGAATCCAGAACAGCTTTGGGACACAACAATGAACCCAGAGGAAAGAACTCTGCTTCAAGTACATGTTGAGGATGCAATGGCAGCAGATGAAATATTCACTATTCTCATGGGTGATAAAGTAGAGCCGCGTCGTGAGTTTATACAAGAAAATGCTAAAGGTGTGCTTAACTTAGATATATAG
- the dnaN gene encoding DNA polymerase III subunit beta: MKFICEKSMLQEAISNVQKAITGKSTMPVLQGILLDARNGEVTLIGSDIDLSIEAKITADVMEDGSVVLDSKLFGEIIRKLPNSAVEISSDENNSIKIVCQKSYATIIHMDSEDYPSLPDIIENMVFSISQKLLKNMMKGTIFAVAQDETRPILTGVLFEIKNKKLNLVALDGYRVAFRSEPVDNDSSINAVIPGKTLSEVSKILEETDEVVNITFTPNHILFNLGKTKVISRLLEGEFIKYSSIIPEEYNLKITAKRSELLNCIERASLMAKEGNTNLVKFNIEEDNMIITSNSQLGKAREEINIILQGEPLQIAFNSKYLIELLKIMDEEEIVMEFSSGVNPCVVRNKEKDNCTYMVLPVRIRATNN; this comes from the coding sequence ATGAAGTTTATATGTGAAAAATCAATGTTACAAGAAGCAATTTCAAACGTTCAAAAAGCAATTACTGGAAAATCAACAATGCCTGTATTACAAGGAATATTACTAGATGCTAGAAATGGCGAAGTAACACTCATAGGATCTGACATCGATTTGAGTATTGAGGCTAAAATTACTGCAGACGTTATGGAGGATGGTAGTGTTGTTTTAGATTCTAAACTTTTTGGTGAAATTATAAGGAAGTTACCTAATAGTGCAGTAGAAATAAGTTCAGATGAAAACAATTCTATTAAAATAGTTTGTCAGAAATCTTATGCAACTATAATACATATGGATAGTGAGGATTATCCTAGTTTACCTGATATAATTGAAAACATGGTTTTTTCTATATCTCAAAAATTATTAAAAAATATGATGAAAGGAACTATCTTTGCAGTTGCTCAAGATGAAACTAGACCCATTCTTACAGGCGTCTTATTTGAAATAAAAAATAAAAAACTCAATTTAGTAGCATTGGATGGATACAGAGTTGCATTTAGAAGTGAACCAGTGGATAATGATTCCAGTATAAATGCTGTAATTCCAGGTAAAACATTAAGTGAAGTATCAAAAATACTAGAAGAAACAGATGAAGTAGTAAATATAACATTCACACCAAATCATATTTTGTTTAATCTTGGCAAAACTAAGGTTATATCAAGGTTATTAGAAGGTGAATTTATAAAATATAGCTCAATAATACCAGAAGAATATAATCTAAAAATCACAGCTAAAAGGTCTGAATTACTAAATTGTATAGAAAGAGCTTCTCTAATGGCAAAAGAGGGAAATACCAATTTAGTTAAATTTAATATAGAAGAAGATAATATGATAATTACATCCAATTCTCAATTGGGAAAGGCGAGAGAGGAAATAAATATAATTTTGCAAGGTGAGCCTCTTCAAATTGCATTTAACTCAAAATACCTAATTGAACTGCTTAAAATAATGGATGAGGAAGAAATTGTTATGGAATTTTCTAGTGGAGTTAATCCTTGCGTTGTAAGAAATAAAGAAAAGGATAATTGTACATACATGGTACTACCAGTAAGAATAAGAGCAACAAACAACTAA
- the recF gene encoding DNA replication/repair protein RecF (All proteins in this family for which functions are known are DNA-binding proteins that assist the filamentation of RecA onto DNA for the initiation of recombination or recombinational repair.) gives MHVKYLQLKDFRNYTELVIELNKGTNVFVGDNAQGKTNILEAIYYCSLAKSHRTNRDKELINWNGTEAYIKLYVCKTRLDKKIEIKIFKEGKKGVNINSIKVQKLSELVGSFNVIMFSPEDLNIVKESPSYRRKFLDIELCKLSRRYYYNLSQYKKILNERNLAIKKWNTNIDIIDVYDRQLSEFGAVIIKDRIAYIEKLNILSKTIHSNITSKSEVIEIKYLTQIKELDNIQESFYLLLCKNRRRDIETRTTSVGPHRDDFSIQLNGIDARIFGSQGQQRTSVLTIKFGALEIIKELTGEYPVLLLDDVLSELDTKRQEYILNSIKEVQTLITCTGVNNIRKYLNPESKIFEVMSGGVKEIT, from the coding sequence ATGCATGTAAAATATTTACAACTCAAAGATTTTAGAAATTATACTGAATTAGTTATAGAATTAAATAAAGGCACTAATGTATTTGTAGGAGATAATGCTCAAGGGAAAACAAATATTTTAGAGGCAATTTATTATTGTAGTTTAGCTAAATCTCACAGAACTAATAGAGACAAGGAATTAATAAACTGGAATGGTACTGAAGCCTATATAAAACTTTATGTATGTAAAACAAGACTCGATAAAAAAATAGAAATAAAAATTTTTAAAGAAGGTAAAAAAGGCGTTAATATAAATTCTATAAAAGTTCAAAAATTATCTGAGCTCGTAGGTAGTTTCAATGTGATTATGTTTTCTCCTGAAGATTTAAATATAGTTAAAGAATCACCATCATATAGACGTAAATTTTTAGATATTGAATTGTGTAAGCTAAGCCGTAGGTATTATTATAATTTATCTCAATATAAAAAAATTTTGAATGAGAGAAACTTAGCTATAAAAAAATGGAATACAAATATTGATATTATAGATGTATATGATAGACAACTTAGTGAATTTGGCGCAGTAATAATAAAAGATAGAATTGCTTATATAGAAAAATTAAATATATTATCAAAAACAATACATAGTAATATAACATCTAAAAGTGAGGTAATTGAAATTAAATATTTAACTCAAATCAAGGAGTTAGATAATATACAAGAGAGCTTTTATTTGCTTTTATGTAAGAATAGACGGAGAGATATAGAAACTAGAACTACATCAGTAGGACCACATAGAGATGATTTTTCTATACAGCTAAATGGTATTGATGCTAGAATATTTGGATCTCAAGGCCAGCAAAGAACTTCGGTTTTAACCATTAAGTTTGGAGCTCTTGAAATAATAAAAGAACTTACTGGAGAATACCCAGTATTGTTACTTGATGATGTTTTGTCTGAATTAGATACAAAAAGGCAAGAATATATATTAAATTCTATAAAAGAAGTTCAAACGTTAATTACATGCACTGGAGTTAATAATATAAGAAAATATTTAAATCCTGAAAGTAAGATATTTGAAGTTATGTCAGGTGGAGTAAAGGAAATTACATAG
- the remB gene encoding extracellular matrix regulator RemB yields MFLHLGENVVVPIKDIIGIFDMETTMYSSDTIQFLRMAEEDGFVERITKNTAKSFVIAEVDKKSKIYLSPISSQTLCKRTETVYYEL; encoded by the coding sequence ATGTTTTTACATTTAGGAGAAAATGTAGTAGTACCTATAAAAGATATTATAGGCATATTTGATATGGAAACTACTATGTATAGCTCAGACACTATCCAATTTTTAAGAATGGCTGAAGAAGATGGTTTTGTAGAGAGGATAACAAAGAATACTGCAAAATCTTTTGTTATTGCTGAGGTGGATAAAAAAAGTAAAATATATCTATCACCAATATCATCGCAAACTTTATGTAAGAGAACAGAAACTGTATATTATGAGCTTTAG
- the gyrA gene encoding DNA gyrase subunit A, translating into MINNQGKTKPIDIRYEMKKSYIDYAMSVIVSRALPDVRDGLKPVHRRILFSMHELGLTPEKGFRKCARIVGDVLGKYHPHGDTAVYGALVRMAQDFSQRCTLVEGHGNFGSVDGDGAAAMRYTEAKMSKITTQMLRDINKDTVDFVPNFDGEEKEPSVLPSRFPNLLVNGSTGIAVGMATNIPPHNLIEVIDGVLMVIEDSEVTISDLMTKIKGPDFPTGGIILGRAGIKSAYETGRGRILVRAKTDIEENKGRNTIIVTELPYQVNKAKLIEGIADLVKDKKIDGISDLRDESDREGMRIVIELKRDANPNIVLNRLFKHTRMQDTFGVIMIALVNNEPLTLNLKQILVYYLEHQKDVIRRRTQFDLDKALARAHILEGLKIALDHIDEVIRLIRASKTISEAKESLMSSFDLSEKQATAIVEMRLGRLTGLERGKIEDEYNELMKTVNYLKGILADELVLLNIIRDELIEVRNKYGDTRRSSIEKNPYSLDEEDLIQEQDIVITLTHAGYIKRLPADTYSSQKRGGRGIQGVTTKEDDFVEHIFITTTHNNILFFTNKGKSFKLKAYEIPEGGRTAKGTNLINIIPLASDEKIQAVICLKEFAQDNYLVMGTKNGLIKKTSLDKYSAIRKNGLNAINLREDDELIGAAITNGDSEMLFVTRNGYSIRFSEKDVRGMGRTATGVKSLTLREEDIVVSMNIVTPEEELLVISENGFGKRTLVSEYSLQHRGGKGVITYKVSAKTGKLVGARIVKDGDEMILINSNGIVIRLNVAGISTTSRNTMGVTLMKNGDGDNIVAIAKINSSDVIDTDEESSDGEMNYEVVQEDSAQDGIKEASVNENQDIDVVDNTTDKTEE; encoded by the coding sequence ATGATTAATAATCAGGGAAAAACTAAACCTATTGATATAAGATATGAAATGAAAAAATCTTATATAGATTACGCTATGAGTGTTATTGTAAGTCGTGCTCTTCCAGATGTACGTGATGGACTTAAACCTGTTCATAGAAGAATATTATTTTCTATGCATGAACTAGGATTAACACCAGAGAAGGGATTTAGAAAGTGTGCAAGAATTGTAGGAGATGTTTTAGGTAAGTATCATCCACATGGTGATACTGCGGTATATGGTGCGCTCGTTAGAATGGCTCAAGACTTTTCACAAAGATGTACTTTGGTTGAGGGTCATGGTAATTTTGGTTCTGTAGATGGTGATGGCGCAGCTGCTATGAGATATACAGAAGCTAAAATGAGCAAAATTACAACTCAGATGCTTCGCGATATTAATAAAGATACAGTAGATTTTGTTCCTAACTTTGATGGAGAAGAAAAAGAACCATCAGTACTTCCTTCAAGATTTCCGAATCTTTTAGTTAATGGATCAACAGGAATTGCAGTAGGAATGGCAACCAATATACCTCCACATAATTTAATAGAAGTTATAGATGGAGTACTTATGGTTATTGAAGATTCAGAAGTTACTATAAGCGATTTAATGACAAAAATAAAAGGACCAGATTTTCCTACAGGTGGAATAATACTCGGACGAGCAGGAATAAAAAGTGCTTATGAAACAGGAAGAGGAAGGATACTTGTAAGGGCTAAAACAGACATTGAAGAGAATAAAGGTAGAAATACAATAATAGTAACAGAGTTACCTTACCAAGTTAACAAAGCAAAACTTATAGAAGGTATCGCAGACCTAGTAAAAGATAAAAAAATAGATGGAATATCAGATTTAAGAGATGAATCAGATAGAGAAGGTATGCGAATTGTTATAGAACTAAAAAGAGATGCAAATCCTAATATAGTATTAAATAGGTTATTTAAACATACCAGGATGCAAGATACTTTTGGAGTTATAATGATAGCTCTTGTAAATAATGAACCACTAACTTTAAATCTAAAACAAATTTTAGTTTACTATTTAGAACATCAAAAAGACGTAATAAGAAGAAGAACTCAATTTGATCTTGATAAAGCACTAGCAAGAGCCCATATCTTAGAAGGTTTGAAAATTGCGCTAGACCATATTGACGAAGTAATTCGTTTAATAAGAGCATCAAAGACCATTAGTGAGGCTAAAGAAAGCTTAATGAGTTCGTTTGATTTATCTGAAAAACAAGCTACGGCTATTGTTGAAATGAGACTTGGAAGACTTACAGGCCTTGAAAGAGGTAAAATTGAAGATGAGTACAACGAATTAATGAAAACAGTAAATTACTTAAAAGGAATATTAGCAGATGAATTAGTATTATTAAACATAATTAGGGATGAATTAATAGAAGTTAGAAATAAATATGGTGATACTAGAAGATCATCAATAGAAAAAAATCCATATAGCCTAGATGAGGAAGATTTAATACAAGAGCAAGATATTGTAATAACTTTAACTCATGCAGGATATATAAAGAGACTTCCAGCTGATACTTATAGCTCTCAAAAAAGAGGGGGTAGAGGGATACAGGGAGTTACTACAAAAGAAGATGATTTTGTAGAACATATCTTTATAACTACTACTCACAATAACATTTTATTCTTCACAAATAAAGGAAAATCATTTAAGTTAAAAGCTTATGAGATTCCAGAAGGTGGAAGAACAGCTAAAGGAACAAACCTAATAAATATTATACCACTTGCAAGTGATGAAAAGATTCAAGCGGTTATATGTCTTAAAGAGTTTGCTCAGGATAATTATCTTGTAATGGGAACAAAAAATGGCTTAATAAAGAAAACATCATTAGATAAATATTCAGCTATTAGGAAGAATGGTTTAAATGCAATAAACTTAAGAGAAGATGATGAACTAATTGGAGCTGCAATAACTAATGGAGATAGTGAAATGTTGTTCGTTACTAGAAATGGTTACTCTATAAGATTTAGTGAAAAAGATGTAAGAGGTATGGGTAGAACTGCAACCGGGGTTAAGTCATTAACCTTAAGAGAAGAAGATATCGTAGTTTCTATGAATATAGTTACACCTGAAGAAGAACTTTTAGTTATAAGTGAAAATGGATTTGGTAAGAGAACTTTAGTTTCTGAATACTCACTTCAACATAGAGGTGGTAAGGGAGTAATAACTTATAAGGTATCTGCCAAAACAGGAAAACTCGTTGGGGCAAGAATAGTAAAAGATGGCGACGAAATGATACTTATAAACAGTAATGGTATTGTTATAAGATTAAATGTAGCTGGAATATCGACCACAAGTAGGAATACTATGGGAGTTACCTTAATGAAGAACGGAGATGGAGATAACATTGTAGCTATTGCTAAAATTAATAGCAGTGATGTAATTGATACGGATGAGGAATCTTCTGATGGAGAGATGAATTACGAAGTTGTACAAGAAGACTCTGCACAGGATGGCATTAAAGAAGCTTCTGTTAATGAAAATCAGGATATAGATGTAGTGGATAATACGACTGATAAAACAGAAGAATAA
- a CDS encoding RNA-binding S4 domain-containing protein, giving the protein MNEIQVDTGIIKLDAFLKWAGIASQGSEAKFYIKNEEVKLNGVVETQRGKKLVKGDIIEFNNESYKII; this is encoded by the coding sequence ATGAATGAAATACAAGTAGATACAGGTATAATAAAATTAGATGCTTTTCTAAAATGGGCTGGGATAGCATCGCAAGGATCTGAAGCAAAATTTTATATAAAAAATGAAGAAGTTAAGCTTAATGGTGTTGTAGAAACTCAAAGGGGTAAAAAATTAGTTAAAGGTGATATAATTGAATTTAACAATGAGTCTTACAAAATAATTTAA